The genomic stretch GGGCGCGGCACTCGCTAGACCACTCCCGCTGTGCCATATGGCGCAACACAAAACACGCAGAAAAGATGTGGTTCTTTTCGTTGGAGATGCACCCGGGAGCCCCGCGACAATTTCAGAAAAGCGTGTTTCCACAGATACAGAGTTTGCCGAAGACCCAGCAAAACAAAGGGTCGACAGTAGACCGGCCCCAGGGCTTTGCGGTTTGGGGGCAAGCAGTACAGGAGGTTTCCAATGCGTGCATTCCGTCCTTTGATTCTTGCTAGCGCAATCCTTGCCGGCGGGCTGATGATGGCCAGCAGTGCGACCGCCCAGGCTGGTGTTCGCGTTTACGTAGCGGCGGGGCCCGCAGGACCCGGCTACTATGCCGACGGCGGTTATCCTGCGCCTTATCCCGGCTGTCGCTGGGTTCCGGCCTATACCGACGCCTATGGAAACTACTATCCGGGTCAGTGGATAGCGATCCAGGGCCGGGGAGACCATGAGTGGCGCGAACACGAGCAGCGGGAACACGAATGGCGCGAGCACGAATGGCGCGAACATGAAGGCGATCGCGGCTACGGCTATCGCGAAGGGCGTCGCGAGTGGCGCCACGGCGATGAGGACGGAGACAGGTAAACCATAGAAATCTATGCTTTTGGGGTATTGCGGCGAGGTAACCCGAAAGCCCTCCAATTCGAATTGCGCGGATGCACCGAAATTCCCGCGGTGCGCCGCGCAACTCCTGAAACGAAACCGCAACTTTTGCACCGGAACATGGTTAACTAAGGAGTAGATATTCGATGCGGCTTTGCGCGACTCCTTCGCCATCCAGGCGTCGAGCTGACGAGGTCACAGAGGTTAGGGTATCGATGGTTGCAAGGCACGCGTCCCCATGAATCTGCACAAGGGCGCGAGGGGGTTCCGCGATGCGCCTTCTTCGATTGGCTGTATTGGTCGGCTTGTTTACTATCCCGATATTGCACGCACGGGCACAGGTCTCGGTTGGCGTTGGCGTAGGTGTGCCGGTTGCGCCTGCGGTTGTGTATGGCCCGCAGGATTACGACGATGACGACTATTACGGCTCGCCGGTCTATTACGGCCCGCCGGTCTGCGACTGGGGATATTACCCCTATGCTCCCTATGCCTGCGCGCCCTATGGATATTACGGCCCTAGCTGGTTCGTAGGCGGCCTCTTTATTGGCGCAGGCCCCTGGTATGGGTGGCATGGCGGCTATGGCGGCGGATACTATCGCCGCAGCTACTACCACGACGGATATGGCGGGGGCTATTACAACCGCGGATATTATGGCGGCGGTGGATATGGACGTGGATGGAACCACGCTCCGGCACGCGCGATACCGGACCATCGCGGCAGCTACAATCGCGGTGGATACGGCAATGGATATATGCAATCGCCGGGCTCAACCCGCATGCCGTATGTTGCCAACCGTGGTCCGATGAATGGGTACGGCGGACGTGGCAATTATGGCGGCGGCTATAGCGGATCGTATGGTGGCGGACGCGGGAACTTCGGTGGTGGTGGCCGTAGCTTCGGCGGCGGTGGCCATAGCTTCGGCGGCGGCGGCGGATTCAGCGGTGGCGGCCATAGCTTCGGGGGTGGCGGTGGTCACGGCGGAGGCTTTGGCGGAGGCGGCCACGGTGGTGGACACCGCTAAACCAATCAGGAAACTCCAGTCAAAGGCTCACTCCCCGGAGTGGGCCTTTTGATTGTGGGACAGGATTTGGCCCGTCTCTAAGATTTGAGCTGTCTTTACGATTTGGCCCGCTTCCCGGCGAGCGCATCAATCTTCTCGGCGATCCGCCTGGCGGCTTCCGGATGCGCCAGAGACCGCGCCCGTTCGCCCATTTTGAGCAGCCGGTCCGGGCTCCGCAGCAGATCGAGCAGTGCGGCGAGCAGGTGCTCGGGAGTGACGTCCTTTTCCAGCAGCAGAACAGCCGCTCCAGCGTCTGCCAGCACCTCGGCGTTTTTGCGCTGGTGGTCGTCGGCAGCAGCGGCAAATGGAACCAGCAGCGCAGGCCTGCCAGCCGCAGCCAGCTCGGCCACGGTACTGGCTCCGCTACGAGACAGGATCAGATCGGCCAAGGCGAACTGATCCGGCATGTCCTCCAGAAAGGGCTGGACCTGCCAGCGCTCGGGTGGCGCACCACTGGCGGCGTAATCCGCCTGGGTCTGCGCGGCATGGCGTGCCCCGGCCTGATGCATGATGGTGAGGGTCGGCAAGGCCGCCAGTAACTGGGGCGCTATTGCTGCCATATGCTGATTGAGCACGCGGCCACCCTGGCTTCCGCCAAAGACCAGCAGCCGCGGCGATGCGCCAGCGCCTTTACGCGGAATCGAGAAAAATTCCGCTCGAACCGGAATGCCGGTGACCTCCGCATTGCGAAACCAGGCCGCGGCGGGAGGAAAATTGACGGCGGCAGCGTTGACCCATTTGCCAATCAGCCGGTTGGCCAGGCCTGGAGCGGCATTCGGCTCAAAAGCCAGCGTCGGGACCCGGCTGAGAATCGCGGCCATCATCGCCGGGCCGGAAGCATAGCCTCCAACGCCGACGACGGCGTGAGGCCGAAACTCCCGCAGCAGAGCGAAGCAGCGTGCAAGACCCAGTGGGAGATCGAGCAGCGTACGCAGGCGCGTCCTGAGGCTGACATTTTTGAGCTGGCCGACCTGGATCAACTCCAGGCGATACCCTGCCTGTGGGACCAGCCGCGTCTCCAGACCGCGCGAGGTGCCCACAAAACGCACTTCGGCGTGAAAGCGATCCTTGAGTTCGCGGGCGATGGCGAGCGCGGGGATGATGTGGCCTCCGGTGCCGCCGCCCGCGATCAGAACGCGGAGTCCTTCATTCCCTTCCGCCATCGCGATCAGTCGATCTCCCGCGTAATGTTCAGCAGCACGCCCATGCTGGCCAGCATGATGAAGAGCGACGTACCCCCGGAAGAGATGAACGGCAGCGGAATGCCCTTGGTGGGCACCAGCGCGAGCACCACGCTGATGTTGAAGAAGGCCTGGATCAGCACGGTGCAGGTAATTCCGAAGGCGAGAAAGCGGGCGAAGGGGTCCTTGGAGAGGATGGCTGCGCGCAATCCCCGGCATCCCAGCGCGACGAACAGGGCTACGAGGATCAGCGCGCCGATCAGCCCCAGTTCCTCCGCAATATTGGCAAAGATGAAGTCGGTATGCGGCTCCGGCAGGTAGAAGAGCTTCTGACGGCCCTCCATGTACCCCAGGCCGTGCAGGCCGCCGGTGCCCACCGCAATGAGCGATTGAATGGTGTGGAAGCCGCTGCCCTGCGGGTCCGCCTCAGGGTTGAGAAATGCCAGCATACGGGCGCGCCGCCACGGCACACGGAAGAGAAGCCAGTAGAGCACCGGTGCAGCCGCGAGCACGGCATACCCGAGATACTTCATCTCCATTCCGGCAAGGTAGAGCATGAGCGCAGTAACCCCGGCGCATACCAGCGCCGTGCCGAGGTCCGGCTCCTTCACAATCAGCGCGATAAAGATGAGGCTGGGCATGGCTGCGGGGATCAGCGTATTCCGCCAGTCGTGGATCGACTGCATCCGGTTCTGCAGGAACCATGCGAGAAAGAGCACCAGCGCGGGTTTCGCAATCTCCGACGGCTGAAAGGTGAAGAAGCTGCCGAAGCGAATCCAGCGATGGGTGGCATGCGAGCCCGGCACCAGGAAGACGCCCAGCAGCAGCAGAGTGCAGATGGCAATGAGTGGAAAGACGACCTGAGTGCGGTTCAACACG from Acidisarcina sp. encodes the following:
- the murG gene encoding undecaprenyldiphospho-muramoylpentapeptide beta-N-acetylglucosaminyltransferase; this encodes MAEGNEGLRVLIAGGGTGGHIIPALAIARELKDRFHAEVRFVGTSRGLETRLVPQAGYRLELIQVGQLKNVSLRTRLRTLLDLPLGLARCFALLREFRPHAVVGVGGYASGPAMMAAILSRVPTLAFEPNAAPGLANRLIGKWVNAAAVNFPPAAAWFRNAEVTGIPVRAEFFSIPRKGAGASPRLLVFGGSQGGRVLNQHMAAIAPQLLAALPTLTIMHQAGARHAAQTQADYAASGAPPERWQVQPFLEDMPDQFALADLILSRSGASTVAELAAAGRPALLVPFAAAADDHQRKNAEVLADAGAAVLLLEKDVTPEHLLAALLDLLRSPDRLLKMGERARSLAHPEAARRIAEKIDALAGKRAKS
- the ftsW gene encoding putative lipid II flippase FtsW, encoding MAKRVGVDKWLFGVTLLLVVIGLVMVFSASAVMAKERFGSPYTFVTKQALWALLGLVAMTGLMQMDYRVLNRTQVVFPLIAICTLLLLGVFLVPGSHATHRWIRFGSFFTFQPSEIAKPALVLFLAWFLQNRMQSIHDWRNTLIPAAMPSLIFIALIVKEPDLGTALVCAGVTALMLYLAGMEMKYLGYAVLAAAPVLYWLLFRVPWRRARMLAFLNPEADPQGSGFHTIQSLIAVGTGGLHGLGYMEGRQKLFYLPEPHTDFIFANIAEELGLIGALILVALFVALGCRGLRAAILSKDPFARFLAFGITCTVLIQAFFNISVVLALVPTKGIPLPFISSGGTSLFIMLASMGVLLNITREID